The Acutalibacter muris genomic sequence GCCGCCTGCCGCGCCGATAAAGGTGCGGGCGAAGGTTATGCCGTATGCCCTCCAAATGGTGGGGTTGGTAAACACCTGCCTATAGTTTGCAAGGGTGGGAACACGGGGGTATATGGTGATGCCGCCCAGCACTGTGTTGTCCGCTTTATTTAGGGATAAGGCCAAGGAGTTCAGGAAGGGATACAGCGTGGTAACGAATACCGTGACCATGATGACCCACATGGCTATAATGATAACATAGTCGCTGAAAACCTTTTTGGATTTCATCTTGTGGTTTTCTTTTACACCTGTCATAAAGGCATTGCCTCCTTTCTTCTGTTAATATCAGAACAGTGCGTTTTCACCGGCCTTGTCGGCGATGGTGTTAGCCATAATCAGCAGCACAAAGTTTATCAGGGACTTGACCAAGCCCGCCGCAGTACCGAAGGAGGCGCGGTTCTGCGAGATACCTACCTGGAAGATGTAGGTGTCGATAACGTTCGCGGTGTCCTTCAGCATGGGGTTGCCCAACTGCTTGGTGAGCATCATGATCTGGTCGAAGTTCTGGTTCAAAATGCCGCCGACGTTCATGATAAACAGAAGAACGATGGTGGGCTTAATGGCCTTGATGGTGATATGCCACATCTTCTGGGCGCGGGTGGCGCCGTCGATGTCGGCGGCCTCATACATCTCCGCGTCCACGCCGGCCATAGCGGAGATAAAGATGATGGAGTTCCAGCCCAGCTCCTTCCAGGTGTCGGAGACAAGGGCCAATCCCCAGAACAGGTCGCCCCGTCCGAAGAAGTCAATAGGCTCTTGTATAAGGTGCAGAGCCATCAGCAGCTCGTTAACGGCGCCGCCGTCGGCCTTCAGGAAGTCGAACAGCAGGGTGGCGCACACGGTCCAGGAAATGAAGTGGGGCAGATAGCTGATGGTCTGGATGACCTTCTTGATGCCGTCCCGGTGCATCTCGTTGAGGAACACGGCGAAGACGATGGGGCATACAAAGCCGATCGTAAGCTTCAGGCCGCTGATGGCCAGAGTGTTGCGCAGCACAAGGGGCAGGTTCTTATCGGTAAACAGCGCTATGAACTGTTTAAAGCCCACCCACTCGCTCTGGCCGGGGAACTCGCCCATACGGTACTCCTGGAAAGCCATTACCAGGCCGTATATCGGTATGTAGCTGAATACGAACAGTAACAGGATGCCGGGGATAACCAGCAGCTGCAGGTCCCATTGCTCGATGGCCCGTTTAAAAAAGCCTGGCTTCTTTCTCGGGGTCGAGGCTGTGCTTGGATTAGTCAATGCTCATCACTCCCATTGGCTTTCCCGCAGGGAAAGCCATTTTTGATTGTGGGGGCATGCCCCCACAATCAAAAATGGCTTTCCCGCAGGGAAAGCCATTTTTGATTGTGGGGGCATGCCCCCCAAAAAAATCGGTCCGTACTTACTGAAAGATCCTTAGCTCTCCCTCCCTATGCAAAGTAGTTGGTAGGACACAAGGAGAGAAACCTCTCCGGAATCATGCAATATAACAAAAACACGCGAGTATATAGCAATCTTCCGTAGTTATAATAACATATCGCTTATTAAAATGCAAGCGCATTTTAAAATTTTTATTAAAAAATTGTGAAACTTGCCATGAGGTCCAAAAAAACATAGCCGAAACTACGAGGAATTTTCTGTGATTTTTGGCTTTTTGCCCACACCCCGGGCCGCCCGCTGTCGCGCGGACAGGGTTAGGTAGATTTTACCAAATCGCCGCAATTCACTTGCTATTTGGGCCGTTTTAGGGTATACTGGCATTGTTTGGCAGACCCATACTATAAAAATACAGCAAAGAGAGGACGAGACCTATGCCATTTATCGATGTAAAAGCCAGCTGTGAGATTACCTCCGAACAGGAGCTCCGTCTGAAGGAGGCTCTGGGAGAAGCCATCGCAAGGATACCCGGCAAGAGCGAGAGCCGGCTGATGCTCTGCTTCCAGGATAATATGCGTATGTGGTACGCCGGTAAGGACGACGGTCCCACCGTCATGGTACACACCGCCATCTACGGCACCACCACCGCAGATGCCGTGGAGGATTTTGGTCAGGCCGCCGTGGGGCTCATGCGTGAGGTCCTTGGGGCAAAAAACGTCTATCTGCGTATGTCCCAGGGCACCGACTGGGCCTTTTGAACGGCCGTCCTTTTGAACGACACATATAATAGCACAAAATGTTAGGTTTGGACAGTTACAAAAATGCTACAATTTTCAAATTATGAAAGGAAGTGCCAATATGCCAGCAAAAAGAGTGGCCATAATCATGGGCAGCGACAGCGATATTCCCGCCGTCGCCCCGGCCAAAAAGCGCCTTGACTCCCTTGGCATACCCGTCGAGGCCCATATCTTTTCCGCGCACCGCACCCCTGCCGCCGCCGCGGAGTTTTCAAAAGGCGCCCGGTCCAATGGCTTCGGCGTTATTATCGCCGCCGCCGGCAAGGCCGCCCATCTTGCCGGGGCCCTTGCCGCTCATACCACCCTGCCGGTGATAGGCATACCCATAAAGTCCTCCACCCTGGACGGCCTGGACGCCCTGCTTTCAACGGTGCAGATGCCCTCGGGTATCCCCGTAGCCACAGTGGCCATCGACGGCGCGGACAACGCCGCCCTTTTAGCCGCGCAGATACTGGCCGTGGAGGACTCCGAGCTTGCCGGAAAGCTCCAAGAGCTCAAGGACGCGATGGGTCGGGCCGCCGCCGAAAAAGACGGGGCTTTGCAAGACAGGAAATGGTAAAACAACCGCCACATATTTTTTAGAAAGGACGTACCGTTATACATGAAAAAAACTATCATGAGGAAATACGCCAAGCTGGCCGTACAGAAGGGCGCGAACCTCCAGAAGGGCCAGGGCTGTATTGTCAGCGCCAGCGTCGGGGAGCATGAGTTCGCCGAGATGGTGGTGGAGGAGGCTTACCGCGCCGGGGCGAAATGGGTGCGCGTAGACTGGATTGACCAGGCCGTGACCAAACTTCACTATAGGCACCAAACCATAACCGAGCTGTCGAAAGTGGAGGAATGGGAGAAGGCTAAGATGCAGCATATGGTGGACAACCTTCCGGCCCGTATTATGATCGCCTCTATGGACCCGGACGGCATGAAGGGCGTGAACGTGGAGAAAATGCAGAA encodes the following:
- the purE gene encoding 5-(carboxyamino)imidazole ribonucleotide mutase, with the protein product MPAKRVAIIMGSDSDIPAVAPAKKRLDSLGIPVEAHIFSAHRTPAAAAEFSKGARSNGFGVIIAAAGKAAHLAGALAAHTTLPVIGIPIKSSTLDGLDALLSTVQMPSGIPVATVAIDGADNAALLAAQILAVEDSELAGKLQELKDAMGRAAAEKDGALQDRKW
- a CDS encoding ABC transporter permease, coding for MTNPSTASTPRKKPGFFKRAIEQWDLQLLVIPGILLLFVFSYIPIYGLVMAFQEYRMGEFPGQSEWVGFKQFIALFTDKNLPLVLRNTLAISGLKLTIGFVCPIVFAVFLNEMHRDGIKKVIQTISYLPHFISWTVCATLLFDFLKADGGAVNELLMALHLIQEPIDFFGRGDLFWGLALVSDTWKELGWNSIIFISAMAGVDAEMYEAADIDGATRAQKMWHITIKAIKPTIVLLFIMNVGGILNQNFDQIMMLTKQLGNPMLKDTANVIDTYIFQVGISQNRASFGTAAGLVKSLINFVLLIMANTIADKAGENALF